A genomic segment from Desulfonatronum lacustre DSM 10312 encodes:
- a CDS encoding UPF0280 family protein, with the protein MKRHTSSWRGYRGRCRPGQGEVGFQAVVEQTDLWVVAQRDLRREVLQAVNACRGLLQAHIARQPEFAASLEPVQVQADVSEIIQDMARAGRICGVGPMAAVAGAVAQWVAAWIVEHCPEAGPTLLVENGGDLYLRSDRERIIGLLALPEGESSLGLRLGPEDFPCALCSSSGTIGHSLSFGQADLVAARSRDAALADAAATALANLLRTPKDMPLVMQRAEAFAEHGLDGVFAQCGDQIGVWGRMDLVCLEA; encoded by the coding sequence GTGAAACGGCACACGTCTTCCTGGCGCGGTTATCGGGGCCGGTGTCGGCCCGGACAGGGAGAAGTGGGCTTTCAGGCCGTGGTGGAGCAGACGGATTTGTGGGTCGTGGCCCAGCGGGATCTGCGGCGGGAAGTGCTCCAGGCGGTGAACGCTTGTCGTGGGCTGCTTCAGGCGCACATCGCCCGGCAACCGGAATTCGCCGCCAGCCTGGAGCCGGTGCAGGTCCAGGCAGATGTTTCGGAAATCATCCAGGACATGGCCCGGGCCGGACGGATCTGCGGCGTGGGCCCCATGGCCGCGGTGGCCGGGGCCGTGGCCCAGTGGGTGGCCGCCTGGATCGTCGAACACTGCCCCGAAGCCGGTCCGACCTTGCTGGTGGAAAACGGCGGCGACCTCTACCTGCGGTCCGACCGGGAGCGGATTATCGGCCTGTTGGCCCTGCCCGAGGGCGAGTCCAGCCTGGGGTTGCGACTCGGCCCCGAGGATTTCCCCTGCGCGCTCTGCTCCTCCTCCGGGACCATCGGTCACTCCCTGAGCTTCGGCCAAGCCGACCTGGTAGCCGCCCGCTCCCGCGACGCCGCCCTGGCCGACGCCGCGGCCACGGCCCTGGCCAACCTGCTCCGCACTCCCAAGGACATGCCCCTGGTCATGCAACGGGCCGAAGCCTTTGCCGAACACGGTCTGGACGGCGTCTTCGCCCAATGCGGGGATCAGATTGGGGTCTGGGGGCGGATGGATTTGGTTTGCCTGGAGGCGTGA